DNA sequence from the Actinomycetes bacterium genome:
AGGCCACGCAGTCGCGGCCGTCGCGGACCAGGTGGACGAACTGCGCCTCCGGCCACATCGTGCGCAGCATGTCGATGTTGCGGAAGTAGGTCGGCTGCTTGTCGCCCCAGCGCGGCTTCCCGTGCTTCTGGGCGTAGGTCCGGTAGACCGCGCCGAACGCCGACCCGATCGTGGGGTCGCCGTCGATGACGGCCTGGCGGACCTGCTCACGGTCGACCCTCAGGTGGTTGAACTTGCGGCCCTTGCGCGCCACGATCTCGGCGGCCAGCCGGGCCCGGTTGTCGTCGTCGCGCAGGTCGCCGAACCTCAGCCGCTGGCGCCAGATCGGCACCAGGAAGCGGGTCTCGGGCGGGATGGCCAGCCGCGGGTGCGACGAGAGCATCAGCGTCAGCAGTGTGGTGCCGGACCGGGGGCAGCCGAGGATGAACACCGGCTCCGTCCAGCGGGTCGGCCCGGACAGCGCCGCGGGCACGACCCGGGCGGACGCGGTGGCAGGAGCCCGCGGCCGCTCGGGTACCGGTGACAGCGTGGGCTGGTCGGGCATGGGGTGGTCCATCGAGCCAACACGGTAGCGGGCCTACGTCGCCCGGCGTACCGGCACTACGGTCGCCTCGCCATGACTTCCTGGAGGCGCCCGGACCGTCGTGACATGGCCGTCGCGACGGTCGTCACCGTGCTCGAGGTCCTGGGCCCGCGGACCGGTCCACCCCGCGACGACCCGTCCGCCACGATCGCCGTCGCGGGGCTCGTCCTCGCGCTGGCTCAGGGCGTGCCCATCGCCTGGCGCCGATCGGCGCCCGAGACGGTGCTCTCTGTCGTCACGTCGGCCTTCGTGGCCCAGGCCTTGCTTCTCGAGCCGGTGCCGCCTTACGGCGCGTGGGTCGCTCTGGGATCCCTGGCCTTGCGCCGGGACAGCCGCACGACCGCCGCTGCCGTGGCCGGCGTGCTGGCAGGTGTGCTGGCCGGCTATCTCGGCGGCTTCGGCCGGACCGACGAGTGGGTGGTGCCGTCGCTGGTCACGGTCGCGGTGGCTGTGACGGCCCAGCTGGTGCGGGAGCGACGGGCCCGGATCGCCGCCGTCGCGGAGAATGCCGCGGTGCAGGAGCGCCTGCGCATCGCCCGCGACCTGCACGACTTGCTCGGCCACAGCCTCGGCGGCATCGCCGTGCAGTCGAGCACCGGGCGGCTGGCTCTCGACTCCGACCGACCGGAGGTCGCCAGGGACGCGCTGGCGCGCATCGAGGAGGCCAGTCGCTCCTCGCTGGCCGAGGTGCGCACCGTGCTCGGTGCCCTCCGCGACGTCGACTCGCCCGGGCTGGACTCCCTCGACGACCTGGTCCGCCGCGCAGGCGGCGAGGACCTTGCCGTGCGCCTGGACCGCAGAGGTGAACTCGACGCGGTGCCGGATGCCGTGGGCGAGGTGGCCTACCGGGTCGTCCAGGAGGCGCTGACCAACGCACGGCGTCATGCATCGCCATGCAGGGTCACGGTAACGCTCGACGGCTCCGTCGGCACCTTGTCGCTCGAGGTCGTCGACGACGGTGCCGGGTCATCGATCGGTGGCATGGCCCTGCGTGGCGGGCACGGGATCGCCGGCATGCGCGAGCGCGTCGAGGCGCTAGGCGGCACCCTGGAGGCTGGCCCGGCCACCGGTGCGGGCTGGCGGGTCCGAGCTGTGCTGCCGACGACCGGAGGAAGGGCGCGCCGATGATTCGCGTGGGCGTCGCCGACGACCAGGCCCTGGTGCGCGACGGCCTGCGCGCGCAGCTCGGTCTGGTCGGCGACATGGAGGTCGTGGGCGAGGCATCGACCGGCATCCAGGCGGTGGCACTCGCCCGGCGCGAGCTCCCGGACGTCCTGCTGATGGACGTCCGCATGCCCGAGATGGACGGCATCGAGGCGACTCGACAGATCTGTGCGGACACTGCTACCCGGTCGGTGTGCGTCGTGGTGCTGACGACCTTCGACGAGGACGAGAACGTCTACGCCGCCGTCCGCGCGGGCGCGAGCGGCTTCCTGCTCAAGGACGTCACGCCCGAGGCCTTGCACGAAGCGATCCGTGCCTGCGCAGCCGGCGAGGCGGTCGTGGCGCCGGC
Encoded proteins:
- a CDS encoding sulfotransferase; translated protein: MDHPMPDQPTLSPVPERPRAPATASARVVPAALSGPTRWTEPVFILGCPRSGTTLLTLMLSSHPRLAIPPETRFLVPIWRQRLRFGDLRDDDNRARLAAEIVARKGRKFNHLRVDREQVRQAVIDGDPTIGSAFGAVYRTYAQKHGKPRWGDKQPTYFRNIDMLRTMWPEAQFVHLVRDGRDCVASLKRMKWFTRGHIAATAIWVHSIDCGTRAARRLPDRSFVEVRYEDLVQDYPTVLRGLCDFLGEEFSEDMLRPQKLAKQLPRRQRKKWHWRTATYIGPRRVGTYGELLTDRELALVERVAGSRLRAHGYEVPEQVGHVPATDLARYRLAITSLRLRTWVLATADRLSAKLRGPVVDRG
- a CDS encoding sensor histidine kinase, whose translation is MAVATVVTVLEVLGPRTGPPRDDPSATIAVAGLVLALAQGVPIAWRRSAPETVLSVVTSAFVAQALLLEPVPPYGAWVALGSLALRRDSRTTAAAVAGVLAGVLAGYLGGFGRTDEWVVPSLVTVAVAVTAQLVRERRARIAAVAENAAVQERLRIARDLHDLLGHSLGGIAVQSSTGRLALDSDRPEVARDALARIEEASRSSLAEVRTVLGALRDVDSPGLDSLDDLVRRAGGEDLAVRLDRRGELDAVPDAVGEVAYRVVQEALTNARRHASPCRVTVTLDGSVGTLSLEVVDDGAGSSIGGMALRGGHGIAGMRERVEALGGTLEAGPATGAGWRVRAVLPTTGGRARR
- a CDS encoding response regulator transcription factor, whose amino-acid sequence is MIRVGVADDQALVRDGLRAQLGLVGDMEVVGEASTGIQAVALARRELPDVLLMDVRMPEMDGIEATRQICADTATRSVCVVVLTTFDEDENVYAAVRAGASGFLLKDVTPEALHEAIRACAAGEAVVAPAVTRRLLDEIARRPVPGRASNRLADLTPRETEVLVLVAEGLSNSEISGRLFLSPATTKTHVSRVLTKLGARDRAQLVAIAYETGLIRPTDG